Proteins from one Juglans microcarpa x Juglans regia isolate MS1-56 chromosome 1S, Jm3101_v1.0, whole genome shotgun sequence genomic window:
- the LOC121246992 gene encoding cell number regulator 10-like, which translates to MNIDHRSGRQPKWSASLLDFEDVGTCCITCCLPCITFGRIAEVVDEGQSSCVAQGFVYGCLMLFQCQWVISCMYREKLRSKFGLPEDPCCDCCVHFCCEPCALCQEHAELKHRGLDPSIGWIGPPNAPPPLQMPPSMYK; encoded by the exons ATGAACATTGACCATCGCTCCGGTCGGCAGCCGAAATGGTCTGCTAGCCTTTTGGACTTTGAAGACGTGGGTACAt GTTGCATAACATGCTGTCTCCCGTGCATCACCTTTGGCCGAATTGCTGAAGTTGTGGATGAAGGCCAAAGCT CTTGCGTTGCTCAAGGCTTCGTGTATGGGTGTTTGATGCTGTTCCAATGCCAGTGGGTGATCTCCTGCATGTATAGAGAGAAATTAAGATCAAAATTCGGACTACCGGAAGATCCTTGCTGCGATTGCTGTGTACATTTCTGCTGTGAACCATGTGCTCTTTGTCAAGAGCATGCAGAGCTCAAACACAGAGGCTTGGACCCCTCCATAG GTTGGATTGGCCCACCAAATGCTCCTCCACCTCTACAGATGCCTCCATCCATGTATAAATGA
- the LOC121247418 gene encoding TMV resistance protein N-like, with the protein MANLENLNLNGCGNLVEVHQSLGFLNKLSSLDVNYCSKLGRLPNLKLPLLEFLRLGEGTSIEKFPNILGEIPRLRQIIFDNSPIQELPSSVEYLIGLEFIQIHSCKKLRDLPRSISKLPRLKSLGLWGCTNLGRFPKSSSLSSSTSSGFRSVDMRFSDGFPALEVLIIFNCDLAEVDFLESFHCFPMLQYLVLSGNNFVSIPACMITRFTNLRSLSLEDCEGLRQKNASSGGKSFIDNLTMMMPMVYRFCRKMAIRIKVRGGELPEWFRHQTRENEMCFRMPPPKKAKLAGLVIGIVLQLDANLSPYFDCINIYINGREASSLYPNSAQLDGVVWLFCFPGGDLEGRGETNVGDDFRVSLEFVVRNIIEDGDKFHKRLGVHFLFENTDDDDDLRVIRDYCSNYKKSLPNIEEEEEDEE; encoded by the coding sequence ATGGCAAATCTTGAGAATTTGAATCTTAATGGTTGTGGCAATTTAGTTGAGGTTCATCAATCTCTTGGATTTCTAAACAAACTGTCTAGTTTGGATGTGAATTATTGCTCTAAACTTGGACGTCTTCCTAACCTGAAGTTGCCACTTCTTGAATTCCTAAGACTTGGTGAGGGCACAAGTATTGAGAAATTTCCAAATATTTTGGGAGAAATTCCTCGTTTAAGGCAAATTATTTTTGATAACAGTCCCATTCAAGAACTGCCTTCGTCAGTTGAATATCTCATTGGGCTTGAATTCATACAAATACATTCATGCAAGAAGCTTAGAGATCTCCCTAGAAGCATTTCTAAGTTGCCACGTCTGAAGTCTCTTGGTCTTTGGGGTTGCACAAACCTTGGAAGGTTTCCAAAATCATCGTCGTTGTCATCATCAACAAGTTCGGGCTTTCGAAGTGTTGATATGAGGTTCTCTGATGGGTTTCCAGCTTTGGAAGTGTTGATCATCTTTAACTGTGATCTAGCAGAAGTTGATTTCCTCGAGAGTTTTCATTGCTTTCCCATGCTACAATATTTGGTTCTATCAGGAAACAATTTCGTTAGCATCCCTGCATGTATGATCACTAGATTTACCAATTTGCGATCCCTTAGTTTGGAGGATTGCGAGGGGCTTCGACAAAAGAATGCAAGTAGTGGTGGAAAATCCTTCATCGATAATTTAACGATGATGATGCCTATGGTATATAGATTCTGTAGAAAAATGGCAATTAGAATAAAAGTTAGAGGAGGGGAGTTACCAGAATGGTTTCGGCATCAAACTAGGGAGAATGAGATGTGTTTCCGAATGCCTCCACCTAAAAAAGCCAAGTTAGCAGGTTTGGTTATCGGTATTGTTTTGCAATTGGATGCTAATTTGTCTCCCTATTTTGACTGTatcaacatatatatcaatGGTCGAGAGGCTAGTAGTCTATACCCCAATTCTGCCCAATTAGATGGTGTCGTGTGGCTGTTTTGTTTTCCAGGTGGTGACTTGGAGGGGCGAGGTGAGACCAATGTAGGGGATGACTTTCGAGTTTCACTTGAATTTGTAGTCAGAAACATAATAGAGGACGGggataaatttcataaaagattGGGGGTCCATTTTCTATTCGAAAACacggatgatgatgatgatctaaGAGTGATCCGGGATTACTGTTCTAATTACAAAAAATCGTTGCCAAacatagaagaagaagaagaagacgaagaataA
- the LOC121247216 gene encoding disease resistance protein RUN1-like isoform X1 — protein sequence MHEKKFKDDMQRVLRWKVALKEAANLSGWHLNNGHESDFIQSIVEEISSGILKCTFLDVAKNPVGLHSHIDAMSELLSVGYDDVRMVGIHGIGGIGKTTIAKAVYNLFAGQFQSFSFLANVRETTKRCGLVQLQETLLSETLGNTNLKVGNEDRGINVIKERLCHMKVLLVLDDVNKLEQLEKLAGDKNWFGPGSRIIITTRDQHVLDTHGVERKYEVRGLSHADALQLLSWNAFKKSYPEKWYEKLMDRVVQYAKGLPLVLVVLGSLLYRRSEAEWESTICKLQKSLHKEIYEILKISFDALEDNEKAIFLDIACFFKGENKDFVTEVLEASDFDPIIGIQVLIERSLVNIGYLGQLQMHDVIQLMGRNIVHKESPNEPGKRSRLWSHEDILHVLMENTGTNAIQGIKLDSFGQKDILLNPGAFTEMKRLRLLIIRNARFSEGPKSLSNELRFLDWTGYPSPSLPSNFHPQKLVTLNMCHSKIKQFEGIKLVKL from the exons GCCAATTTGTCTGGTTGGCATTTGAACAATGG GCATGAGTCCGATTTTATCCAGAGCATTGTTGAAGAGATATCAAGTGGAATATTGAAGTGCACATTTCTAGATGTTGCGAAGAACCCAGTCGGATTACATTCTCACATAGATGCCATGAGTGAGTTGTTGAGTGTTGGGTATGACGACGTTCGCATGGTTGGAATCCATGGAATTGGAGGAATAGGTAAAACAACTATTGCAAAAGCTGTATATAACTTATTTGCTGGTCAATTTCAAAGTTTCAGCTTTCTTGCTAACGTCCGAGAAACTACAAAGCGGTGCGGCCTTGTTCAATTACAAGAAACACTTCTATCTGAGACGTTGGGCAATACCAACTTAAAGGTTGGAAACGAGGATAGAGGAATTAATGTAATAAAGGAGAGGCTCTGCCATATGAAGGTTCTTTTAGTTCTTGATGATGTCAATAAGTTGGAACAACTTGAGAAATTAGCAGGAGATAAGAATTGGTTTGGTCCAGGAAGTAGAATCATTATTACAACTAGAGATCAACATGTTCTAGATACCCATGGGGTAGAAAGAAAGTACGAGGTCCGAGGATTAAGTCATGCTGATGCTCTTCAACTTCTTAGTTGGAATGCATTCAAGAAATCTTATCCTGAAAAATGGTATGAGAAGCTCATGGATCGTGTGGTTCAGTACGCCAAGGGCCTTCCCTTGGTTCTAGTGGTGCTGGGATCTCTCCTATATCGTAGAAGCGAAGCTGAATGGGAAAGCACAATATGTAAATTGCAAAAAAGTCTTCATAAAGAGATCTACGAAATACTAAAAATAAGCTTTGATGCACTGGAGGACAATGAGAAGGCTATCTTCCTTGATATTGCGTGTTTCTTCAAGGGAGAAAACAAAGATTTTGTAACTGAAGTTTTGGAAGCAAGTGATTTTGATCCAATTATTGGAATACAAGTTCTCATTGAAAGATCTTTGGTGAATATTGGATACCTAGGCCAATTGCAGATGCATGACGTGATACAATTGATGGGTAGGAATATCGTTCATAAAGAATCTCCCAACGAGCCAGGAAAGCGTAGCCGATTATGGTCTCATGAGGATATTCTCCATGTTCTTATGGAAAACACG GGAACTAATGCAATTCAAGGCATAAAGCTAGATTCGTTCGGACAAAAAGATATTTTGCTGAATCCTGGAGCCTTTACAGAAATGAAAAGGCTTAGACTACTTATAATACGTAATGCACGCTTTTCAGAGGGTCCTAAAAGTTTGTCTAATGAGCTAAGATTTCTTGATTGGACTGGATACCCGTCACCATCTCTGCCCTCCAATTTTCATCCCCAGAAACTTGTTACTCTCAACATGTGTCACAGTAAAATCAAGCAATTCGAAGGAATAAAGCTGGTAAAGTTATGA
- the LOC121247216 gene encoding disease resistance protein RUN1-like isoform X2 — protein sequence MACRHESDFIQSIVEEISSGILKCTFLDVAKNPVGLHSHIDAMSELLSVGYDDVRMVGIHGIGGIGKTTIAKAVYNLFAGQFQSFSFLANVRETTKRCGLVQLQETLLSETLGNTNLKVGNEDRGINVIKERLCHMKVLLVLDDVNKLEQLEKLAGDKNWFGPGSRIIITTRDQHVLDTHGVERKYEVRGLSHADALQLLSWNAFKKSYPEKWYEKLMDRVVQYAKGLPLVLVVLGSLLYRRSEAEWESTICKLQKSLHKEIYEILKISFDALEDNEKAIFLDIACFFKGENKDFVTEVLEASDFDPIIGIQVLIERSLVNIGYLGQLQMHDVIQLMGRNIVHKESPNEPGKRSRLWSHEDILHVLMENTGTNAIQGIKLDSFGQKDILLNPGAFTEMKRLRLLIIRNARFSEGPKSLSNELRFLDWTGYPSPSLPSNFHPQKLVTLNMCHSKIKQFEGIKLVKL from the exons ATGGCATGCAGGCATGAGTCCGATTTTATCCAGAGCATTGTTGAAGAGATATCAAGTGGAATATTGAAGTGCACATTTCTAGATGTTGCGAAGAACCCAGTCGGATTACATTCTCACATAGATGCCATGAGTGAGTTGTTGAGTGTTGGGTATGACGACGTTCGCATGGTTGGAATCCATGGAATTGGAGGAATAGGTAAAACAACTATTGCAAAAGCTGTATATAACTTATTTGCTGGTCAATTTCAAAGTTTCAGCTTTCTTGCTAACGTCCGAGAAACTACAAAGCGGTGCGGCCTTGTTCAATTACAAGAAACACTTCTATCTGAGACGTTGGGCAATACCAACTTAAAGGTTGGAAACGAGGATAGAGGAATTAATGTAATAAAGGAGAGGCTCTGCCATATGAAGGTTCTTTTAGTTCTTGATGATGTCAATAAGTTGGAACAACTTGAGAAATTAGCAGGAGATAAGAATTGGTTTGGTCCAGGAAGTAGAATCATTATTACAACTAGAGATCAACATGTTCTAGATACCCATGGGGTAGAAAGAAAGTACGAGGTCCGAGGATTAAGTCATGCTGATGCTCTTCAACTTCTTAGTTGGAATGCATTCAAGAAATCTTATCCTGAAAAATGGTATGAGAAGCTCATGGATCGTGTGGTTCAGTACGCCAAGGGCCTTCCCTTGGTTCTAGTGGTGCTGGGATCTCTCCTATATCGTAGAAGCGAAGCTGAATGGGAAAGCACAATATGTAAATTGCAAAAAAGTCTTCATAAAGAGATCTACGAAATACTAAAAATAAGCTTTGATGCACTGGAGGACAATGAGAAGGCTATCTTCCTTGATATTGCGTGTTTCTTCAAGGGAGAAAACAAAGATTTTGTAACTGAAGTTTTGGAAGCAAGTGATTTTGATCCAATTATTGGAATACAAGTTCTCATTGAAAGATCTTTGGTGAATATTGGATACCTAGGCCAATTGCAGATGCATGACGTGATACAATTGATGGGTAGGAATATCGTTCATAAAGAATCTCCCAACGAGCCAGGAAAGCGTAGCCGATTATGGTCTCATGAGGATATTCTCCATGTTCTTATGGAAAACACG GGAACTAATGCAATTCAAGGCATAAAGCTAGATTCGTTCGGACAAAAAGATATTTTGCTGAATCCTGGAGCCTTTACAGAAATGAAAAGGCTTAGACTACTTATAATACGTAATGCACGCTTTTCAGAGGGTCCTAAAAGTTTGTCTAATGAGCTAAGATTTCTTGATTGGACTGGATACCCGTCACCATCTCTGCCCTCCAATTTTCATCCCCAGAAACTTGTTACTCTCAACATGTGTCACAGTAAAATCAAGCAATTCGAAGGAATAAAGCTGGTAAAGTTATGA